In Zingiber officinale cultivar Zhangliang chromosome 6A, Zo_v1.1, whole genome shotgun sequence, a single genomic region encodes these proteins:
- the LOC121995207 gene encoding probable cytokinin riboside 5'-monophosphate phosphoribohydrolase LOG4 — MFQMIILVYCRSEILGESIGEVKRVTDMHERKSEMVKNADAFIALPGGYGTMEELLEIIAWSQLGIHHKLVGILNVDGYYNDLIQLFDKGVREGFIEDSVSHIVISADNAEELPRKMEAKAGEERRREANKKRRSS, encoded by the exons ATGTTCCAGATGATTATTCTAGTCTACTGCAGAAGTGAG ATATTAGGAGAAAGCATCGGTGAGGTGAAAAGAGTTACAGACATGCACGAGAGGAAGTCAGAAATGGTTAAGAATGCAGATGCTTTCATTGCTCTTCCAG GTGGCTATGGAACCATGGAGGAGCTTCTTGAGATAATAGCTTGGTCTCAGCTTGGCATCCACCACAAACTA GTTGGGATTCTGAATGTGGACGGTTACTACAACGATTTGATCCAACTGTTTGACAAAGGAGTGAGAGAAGGGTTCATCGAGGACTCTGTGAGTCACATTGTCATTTCGGCAGACAATGCGGAAGAACTTCCAAGGAAAATGGAGGCCAAGGcaggagaggagaggaggagagaagCCAACAAGAAAAGGAGAAGCAGCTAG